The following proteins are co-located in the Blastopirellula marina genome:
- a CDS encoding PSD1 and planctomycete cytochrome C domain-containing protein has protein sequence MLASFPYAISAAETDGEVLFVRRIAPLLSEKCLACHGQNEDEIEGGLDLRSAEATHAGGDSGEPCLVPGKPDESPLLLAVKRDDDSWSAMPPKEAEQLSPQQIAWLQQWIAAGAPWPQEARIKEIEESYADKWSAEDGITVETTGALSEEWANRKYKPEALWAYQPVVKPEPPQVEATTPIDAFLQTKLPAGLSVAPRADRATLIRRATFDLLGLPPTPDEIDAFVNDPDSESKAFAKVIERLLASPHYGERMAQHWLDVARYADTSGFANDYERGNAWRYRDYVIRSFNQDKPYDLFVREQIAGDEMRPDDSEGIIATGFLRMGPWELTGMEVPRIARQRFLDDVTNSVGETFLAHSLQCARCHDHKFDPVPTHDYYAIQAVFATTQLAERKAPFLDVENIDGFDEKRFLDQRRREYRETLDQLNTKQLVAALEWYAEQGIDSLEWNKAVAAKKSFDGARKVLMQHRIPEEEIPPKGVGFTVADFGNDRVATKGLQRLSWEEERYEPYALAVYTGRSPDIKAIYQPQRMPKQPLQHGELEQSCILIGGDPFASGPEVSPGILSVLSSVPHGDIPDSIEGRRYKFAQWVASPANPLTTRAIVNRIWLWHMGQPIAGNPNNFGGTGKRPTHPQLLDWLAATFVEEGWSIKSMHRRIMNSDAYCRSCQHPAPQKVAEQDPLATSYAAFQPRRLTAAEIRDAMLHATGELNPQMGGIPNRPEINLEVALQPRQVMGTFAAAWTPNPLAVDRHRRSIYALKVRGLPDPFREVFNAPAPDFSCEMRTASTVTPQVFALFNGQASYSRALALAHRVLEEGHQGEAAINRLFRLAYGRSAADGERRLCLQHWQQMEAVENKREVIPADRPLVVRRDAIEENTGEPFSFDETLYAYQEFVPDLQPSDVDVKTRALADVCLAVLNSNEFVYVY, from the coding sequence AGGAGGGCTCGATCTCCGCTCGGCTGAAGCGACCCATGCCGGGGGCGACAGTGGCGAACCTTGCCTTGTCCCCGGCAAACCCGACGAAAGCCCCTTGCTGTTGGCGGTGAAACGGGACGACGATAGCTGGTCGGCCATGCCTCCGAAAGAGGCCGAACAACTGAGCCCGCAGCAGATCGCCTGGCTCCAGCAATGGATTGCCGCCGGAGCACCTTGGCCGCAGGAAGCTCGAATCAAAGAGATCGAGGAAAGTTACGCCGATAAGTGGTCGGCTGAAGATGGCATCACCGTTGAGACCACTGGAGCCCTCTCCGAAGAATGGGCCAATCGGAAATACAAACCAGAAGCCCTGTGGGCCTACCAGCCGGTGGTGAAGCCGGAGCCACCCCAAGTCGAGGCGACGACGCCGATCGATGCCTTTCTCCAGACAAAATTGCCCGCAGGGCTTTCCGTTGCGCCGCGTGCCGACCGTGCGACTTTGATTCGTCGTGCCACATTCGATCTCTTAGGGTTGCCTCCCACCCCGGACGAGATCGACGCGTTCGTCAACGATCCCGACTCCGAATCGAAAGCGTTTGCCAAGGTAATCGAACGATTACTGGCATCGCCTCATTACGGCGAGCGGATGGCACAGCACTGGCTCGATGTCGCCCGCTATGCCGATACGTCTGGTTTCGCCAACGACTACGAACGAGGCAACGCGTGGCGATATCGCGATTACGTCATCCGTAGCTTCAATCAAGACAAGCCTTACGACCTTTTCGTCCGCGAACAAATCGCCGGCGATGAAATGCGGCCGGATGATTCGGAAGGGATCATCGCCACCGGCTTTCTGCGGATGGGCCCGTGGGAACTGACCGGGATGGAAGTCCCCAGGATTGCCCGACAAAGGTTCCTAGACGACGTAACCAACAGTGTCGGCGAAACGTTCCTGGCGCATTCGCTGCAGTGCGCCAGGTGCCATGATCACAAGTTCGATCCTGTCCCGACGCACGATTACTACGCGATCCAAGCGGTCTTCGCGACCACTCAGCTGGCAGAACGGAAAGCACCTTTTCTCGACGTGGAGAACATCGACGGGTTCGACGAAAAGCGATTCCTGGATCAGCGTCGTCGCGAATACCGCGAGACCCTCGATCAGTTGAACACCAAACAGTTGGTTGCCGCGCTCGAGTGGTATGCCGAGCAAGGGATCGATTCCTTGGAATGGAACAAGGCGGTCGCTGCCAAGAAGTCATTCGACGGCGCCCGCAAAGTGCTGATGCAGCATCGTATACCGGAAGAAGAGATTCCACCAAAGGGTGTTGGATTCACGGTCGCCGACTTCGGCAACGATCGCGTCGCGACGAAGGGGCTGCAGCGGCTGAGCTGGGAAGAGGAACGTTACGAGCCGTACGCGCTGGCCGTTTACACGGGCCGAAGTCCAGATATCAAAGCGATCTATCAGCCTCAGCGGATGCCGAAACAGCCTCTGCAGCATGGGGAACTTGAACAGTCATGCATCCTGATCGGTGGTGATCCCTTTGCCAGTGGTCCGGAAGTATCGCCTGGGATATTGAGCGTTCTCTCGAGTGTCCCTCACGGCGACATTCCCGACTCGATCGAAGGTCGCCGCTATAAGTTTGCCCAGTGGGTCGCCAGCCCCGCGAACCCGCTCACCACGCGGGCAATCGTTAATCGAATTTGGTTGTGGCACATGGGGCAACCGATCGCCGGCAACCCGAATAACTTCGGTGGCACCGGCAAGCGGCCGACGCATCCGCAACTACTCGATTGGCTGGCCGCTACGTTCGTCGAAGAAGGCTGGTCGATTAAGTCCATGCATCGGCGAATCATGAACAGCGATGCCTATTGTCGTAGTTGCCAGCACCCTGCTCCGCAGAAGGTTGCCGAGCAAGACCCGCTTGCCACCAGCTACGCCGCGTTTCAGCCGCGAAGGTTGACCGCTGCTGAGATCCGTGATGCCATGCTTCACGCTACCGGCGAACTGAATCCGCAGATGGGCGGAATTCCCAATCGGCCGGAGATCAATCTTGAAGTGGCGCTTCAGCCACGACAAGTCATGGGAACGTTCGCCGCTGCCTGGACCCCGAATCCACTTGCGGTCGATCGGCATCGTCGTTCGATCTATGCCCTCAAGGTCCGCGGCTTACCAGATCCGTTCCGCGAGGTGTTTAACGCCCCGGCCCCAGACTTTTCATGTGAAATGCGAACAGCGTCGACCGTCACTCCGCAAGTCTTCGCCTTATTCAACGGGCAAGCCAGTTACAGCCGAGCCCTTGCCTTGGCGCATCGCGTGCTCGAAGAAGGACACCAAGGGGAAGCCGCGATCAACCGACTGTTCCGCCTGGCTTACGGACGATCGGCGGCCGACGGCGAGCGTAGGTTGTGCCTCCAGCATTGGCAACAGATGGAAGCGGTCGAGAACAAACGAGAAGTGATTCCGGCCGATCGACCACTGGTTGTCCGGCGCGATGCGATTGAAGAGAACACCGGCGAGCCGTTTTCGTTTGATGAAACGTTGTACGCCTACCAAGAGTTCGTGCCCGACCTGCAGCCGTCAGACGTTGACGTGAAGACGCGAGCCCTGGCCGATGTCTGCCTTGCCGTTCTAAATTCCAACGAGTTTGTCTATGTCTACTAA
- a CDS encoding DUF1501 domain-containing protein, protein MSTNPPLSRRDLLYGLGASLGSIAFSSLLAAEEAGSSDPLAPKAAHLPAKAKNCIFLTMEGGPSHIDTFDPKPKLSELHLNEFFRSGEQKSAMESGKRYFVQSPFKFRQAGQSGADMAENWQHLAGVADELCFYRGCQVDSVNHPTAMYQLNCGNRFGGDPGMGAWVTYGLGSANQNLPGFIVLPEVSYPQGGAANWSNGYLPASYQGTPLRPKGSPILDLFPPEGISPEHQRKNLDLIAELNQEHYRRHPWHKELGARMENYELAFRMQMQVPGVLDLKNEPQATLDMYGVGKQQTDSFGRKCLLARKLVQQGVRFVQLYHGSWDSHDYIERAHGNLVQAVDQPIAALIADLRRTGLLDETLIVWGGEFGRSPDNGVRGGTAYGRDHNPHAMTFWMAGGGVNAGHTIGATDETGMNAVENVHHIRDFHVTLLRLLGLDDNKLTFYHAGRFKQLSQFGGKVIPELIA, encoded by the coding sequence ATGTCTACTAATCCACCGCTAAGCCGCCGCGACTTGCTGTATGGCTTGGGAGCCAGCCTCGGAAGCATTGCGTTCAGCTCGTTGTTGGCAGCCGAAGAAGCGGGAAGTAGCGATCCGCTCGCCCCGAAAGCGGCGCACTTGCCGGCTAAAGCGAAGAACTGCATCTTCCTGACGATGGAAGGGGGCCCGTCGCACATTGATACATTTGATCCCAAGCCGAAACTCAGCGAGCTGCACCTGAACGAGTTCTTCCGCAGCGGCGAGCAGAAGTCGGCCATGGAAAGTGGCAAACGCTACTTCGTACAAAGCCCGTTTAAGTTTCGCCAAGCTGGCCAATCTGGTGCCGACATGGCTGAGAATTGGCAGCATTTGGCTGGCGTCGCGGATGAACTTTGTTTTTACCGTGGTTGTCAGGTCGATAGCGTGAATCATCCGACCGCAATGTACCAGCTGAACTGTGGTAACCGTTTCGGCGGCGATCCTGGCATGGGCGCGTGGGTAACGTACGGCCTCGGTTCGGCCAATCAAAACCTCCCTGGCTTCATCGTGTTGCCTGAGGTCAGCTATCCACAAGGGGGCGCAGCGAACTGGAGCAACGGGTACCTGCCGGCCAGTTACCAGGGCACACCACTGCGTCCCAAGGGATCGCCAATTCTCGATCTGTTCCCCCCGGAAGGTATCTCGCCGGAACATCAGCGGAAGAATCTTGACCTGATTGCTGAGTTGAACCAGGAACATTACAGGCGACATCCCTGGCACAAGGAACTTGGTGCCCGGATGGAAAACTACGAGCTAGCTTTCCGCATGCAAATGCAAGTACCTGGCGTACTCGATCTGAAGAACGAACCGCAAGCGACCCTCGACATGTATGGCGTCGGCAAGCAGCAAACCGACTCCTTCGGCCGGAAGTGCTTGCTGGCTCGTAAGCTGGTGCAGCAAGGCGTGCGCTTTGTGCAGCTTTATCACGGATCTTGGGATAGTCACGACTACATCGAGCGGGCCCACGGCAACCTGGTTCAAGCGGTGGATCAGCCGATCGCTGCCCTGATTGCCGATTTAAGGCGAACCGGTTTGCTCGACGAAACGCTAATCGTGTGGGGAGGCGAGTTCGGTCGTTCGCCCGATAACGGTGTCCGCGGTGGCACGGCATATGGACGTGATCATAATCCGCACGCGATGACCTTTTGGATGGCTGGCGGCGGTGTGAACGCCGGTCACACGATCGGGGCCACCGACGAAACTGGCATGAACGCCGTAGAAAACGTCCATCACATCCGTGATTTTCACGTGACCTTGCTTCGCTTGTTGGGCTTAGACGACAACAAGCTAACGTTCTATCATGCAGGTCGATTCAAGCAGCTGAGTCAATTCGGCGGCAAAGTTATTCCGGAACTGATCGCGTAG
- a CDS encoding DUF1552 domain-containing protein has translation MNQRFSRRTMLRGLGVSMALPWMESIPVWGETTASTDKTGEAPLRFGVMFAGNGFHRDHFWAKGEGADLEIGQVLDPLAPYKDKLLFIRGLYNAEALKGNIHSSQTGNLLSGAPLSSGGEIRSGTSIDQVLAQEYGQDTKVPSLVLGCEKSNPSVHKNYSMLYSSHISWSSPTTPTPLELYPALAFDRLFEDGAKREEKSVLDAILGDAKDLRRNISKADRRKLDEYLDSVRDVEERIDRAGKRGEMQGWKPPLEKPNMARPADGIPQDIAEHMKLMCDIMVLAFQTDATRVCTLKLNNDHSSLRFSNLGIDYMIHHLLSHQESEDWLKVNQFFFEQLGYVAKRLSETQEGERTTLDNTMIMFCSSMLAGSQHDATKLPVVILGGGGGKLQTGRTLDYLDQPNRKMCSLYLSLMDKFGIHKETFGDSAERLADI, from the coding sequence ATGAACCAACGTTTCTCACGACGTACGATGCTACGCGGCCTTGGGGTGAGCATGGCCTTGCCTTGGATGGAATCGATTCCGGTATGGGGAGAAACGACCGCCTCGACCGATAAAACAGGCGAAGCACCGCTACGTTTCGGCGTGATGTTCGCTGGCAACGGCTTCCATCGCGATCACTTCTGGGCGAAAGGGGAAGGGGCCGACCTGGAGATCGGGCAGGTGCTCGATCCGCTGGCTCCCTATAAAGACAAGCTGCTGTTCATCCGCGGCTTGTATAATGCCGAAGCGTTGAAGGGAAATATCCATAGTTCACAAACCGGCAATTTGCTGTCTGGAGCTCCGCTTTCCTCCGGCGGTGAAATCCGTTCCGGCACAAGCATCGATCAGGTGCTCGCCCAAGAGTACGGGCAAGACACCAAGGTACCCAGCTTGGTCCTGGGCTGCGAAAAGTCGAACCCGTCGGTGCACAAAAACTATTCCATGCTGTACAGCTCGCACATTTCGTGGAGTTCGCCGACAACGCCGACGCCTTTGGAACTTTATCCGGCATTGGCATTCGACCGCTTGTTCGAGGATGGTGCGAAGCGGGAAGAAAAGAGCGTGCTCGATGCGATTCTCGGTGACGCGAAGGATCTTCGGCGCAATATCAGCAAGGCCGATCGCCGCAAGTTGGACGAATACCTCGATTCGGTCCGCGATGTCGAAGAACGAATCGATCGCGCCGGCAAGCGAGGAGAGATGCAAGGTTGGAAGCCGCCGCTCGAGAAGCCGAATATGGCCCGACCGGCCGACGGTATACCGCAAGACATCGCCGAGCATATGAAGCTGATGTGCGACATCATGGTGTTGGCCTTCCAGACAGATGCAACCCGCGTCTGTACGTTGAAGCTTAATAACGACCACTCGTCGCTGCGGTTCTCGAACTTGGGAATCGATTACATGATCCACCATTTGCTTTCGCACCAGGAATCGGAGGACTGGCTGAAGGTCAACCAGTTCTTCTTCGAGCAATTGGGCTACGTTGCCAAACGCCTCAGCGAGACGCAGGAAGGAGAACGCACGACGCTCGACAATACCATGATTATGTTCTGCTCAAGCATGCTCGCCGGAAGCCAGCACGATGCCACCAAGCTGCCGGTGGTGATCCTCGGCGGAGGTGGCGGCAAGCTGCAAACAGGGCGAACGCTCGACTACCTCGATCAGCCAAACCGCAAGATGTGCAGTTTGTATCTCTCGCTGATGGACAAGTTCGGCATCCACAAAGAAACATTCGGCGACTCGGCCGAACGTCTGGCAGACATTTAA